The genomic stretch CGGACATACTCAATGCGAAGCGCAGGCAACGCATCGCCCGCGGAAGCGGGACGAGCGTGACGGAGTTGAACGACGTCGTCCATCGCTTCGAGGAGATGAAGAAAATGATGAGCCGTTTTTCCCGAGGGAAAGGCGGCGGCCCGGAGAAAATGCTTTCCCGCATGATGGGAAAGCGGGGCTAGAAGAGAGAAAAAGTCAGTCAGAAGAAAAAGGACAGAGAAAGATTATGGCAGTTTCCATTCGGATGCGTCGTGAAGGTACCACGAACCGGCCCTATTACCGGATCGTCGTCGCCGACAAGCAGAGCCCCCGTGACGGCAAGTTCATCGAACAGGTCGGCACCTATGATCCCACCAAGAAGACCAACGTCTCGACCCTCAAGGTCGACCGCGTCGAGTTCTGGATCAAGAACGGCGCCCAGCCCAGCGAGACCGTCGCCAGCCTTCTGAAGAAGACGAAGAAGGCCGCCGCCGCCGCTGCTTAAGTTATTTCAAGCGTTCCAAGCGAACGCCGCGGATCGTCCAGAGAAGAAAGGCCCGAACAATGCGTTACTTCCTTGAATTGGTTCTCCAGCGTCTCATCCGTCATCCCGACGATGTCGACCTGCGCCAGATCGAGGAAACGGGCCATACGACGTTCCAGATTTCGGTCCACCCCGAGGACATCGGACGGGTGA from Verrucomicrobium sp. GAS474 encodes the following:
- the rpsP gene encoding 30S ribosomal protein S16, which encodes MAVSIRMRREGTTNRPYYRIVVADKQSPRDGKFIEQVGTYDPTKKTNVSTLKVDRVEFWIKNGAQPSETVASLLKKTKKAAAAAA
- a CDS encoding KH domain-containing protein, which translates into the protein MRYFLELVLQRLIRHPDDVDLRQIEETGHTTFQISVHPEDIGRVIGRNGKTINAIRGVLNAAGSRSDTRVTVQLFENSAA